In a genomic window of Desulfurellaceae bacterium:
- a CDS encoding PPOX class F420-dependent oxidoreductase encodes MERMSPEECRSFLLSPVRTGKLATVRKDGRPLVVPVWYDLEAEVLVFMTGRDSIKARNIRHEPRVSVCVDDEVTPFAYVELAGTAVMSDDADQARYWATRIGGRYMGQALAETYGQLNSGSGELIVHVTPTHLHGYKDVTGRYPQPT; translated from the coding sequence ATGGAACGCATGAGCCCTGAAGAATGCCGGAGTTTCTTACTCAGTCCGGTGCGGACCGGCAAGCTCGCCACCGTGCGGAAAGATGGCCGGCCCCTGGTCGTACCAGTGTGGTACGATCTTGAGGCAGAGGTCCTGGTCTTCATGACTGGGCGTGACTCGATCAAGGCCCGCAATATACGTCACGAGCCCCGGGTCAGCGTGTGTGTCGACGATGAGGTGACACCGTTTGCGTATGTCGAACTCGCAGGCACAGCCGTCATGTCCGATGATGCAGACCAGGCGCGCTATTGGGCGACACGGATTGGCGGGCGCTATATGGGGCAGGCGTTAGCCGAGACCTATGGGCAACTCAACAGCGGGTCAGGAGAGTTGATCGTCCATGTCACGCCAACGCACCTGCACGGGTATAAAGATGTGACCGGTCGGTATCCACAGCCGACGTAG
- a CDS encoding glutathione S-transferase codes for MAMSGTAEFDLRIFSYLPNPRIWKATIAARLCGVRLDLRGAKPRDLAQWLWDFEARPLTDAEREAPQTTERQGRTGFSGRLYKTEAFLDAHPFGTVPAAFSPDGRVGIFESNSIMRAVARLGQDRYPLYGTDAYAAARIDSFLDTSLVFARDMQLYLLALANGSLTADLQVRMGDAFGVFLAGIERGLAPDRQFLVGGTISLADICFVAELTLFSNEKAQATRLAEHGLKCLFHDDIPAQFPRTFAHYDKLCQHPAFEPDVAPYVDKLERDIARDRHSGR; via the coding sequence ATGGCCATGTCTGGAACGGCGGAGTTCGATCTGCGCATCTTTTCCTATCTGCCCAACCCTCGGATTTGGAAAGCCACCATTGCCGCGCGGCTGTGCGGTGTCCGGCTCGACCTCAGAGGCGCCAAACCGCGCGATTTGGCGCAGTGGCTGTGGGACTTCGAGGCCCGGCCTCTGACCGATGCGGAACGCGAAGCACCACAGACGACCGAACGGCAGGGACGGACCGGCTTTTCGGGCCGCTTGTACAAGACCGAGGCGTTTCTGGACGCCCACCCGTTCGGCACCGTGCCGGCCGCCTTCAGCCCGGACGGCAGGGTCGGCATCTTTGAATCCAACAGCATCATGCGAGCCGTGGCCCGCCTGGGTCAGGACCGCTATCCCCTGTACGGCACGGACGCCTATGCTGCGGCGCGTATCGACAGCTTTCTTGACACCAGCCTGGTCTTTGCCCGGGATATGCAGCTGTATCTTCTGGCCCTGGCCAACGGTTCGCTGACGGCCGACCTCCAGGTCAGAATGGGCGACGCCTTCGGGGTTTTTCTGGCCGGGATTGAGCGGGGCCTGGCGCCAGACCGGCAGTTCCTGGTTGGCGGCACCATCAGCCTGGCCGATATTTGCTTTGTGGCCGAACTGACGCTGTTCTCGAACGAGAAGGCCCAGGCGACTCGCCTGGCCGAACACGGTCTGAAGTGTCTGTTTCACGACGATATTCCGGCCCAATTTCCGCGCACGTTTGCCCACTATGACAAGCTGTGTCAGCACCCGGCGTTTGAGCCTGATGTCGCCCCGTATGTGGACAAGCTGGAACGCGATATTGCCAGGGACAGACACAGCGGACGATGA
- the aspS gene encoding aspartate--tRNA ligase yields MESLGDWQRSCPCGAPRSSQVGQEMVLMGWVHSQRDHGGVTFIDLRDRSGLVQIVCNPQVSPAAHNQAKALRAEFVVAAQGHLERRSADTINPNLPTGEVELVVDELRILNPSRTPPFPIEDDTEPTENTRLRYRYLDLRRPKMFENLRLRHRLAKIVRDYLDGQDFLEIETPILTRSTPEGARDYLVPSRVNPGGFFALPQSPQLFKQLLMVSSVDKYFQIVRCFRDEDLRADRQPEFTQIDVEMSFVRPDDIFRLIEGMAVRLCREVKGFEPPTPFLRLPYAEAMARYGTDKPDIRFGLELQELTELFKNTDIKVFREVVAGGGVVRGIVVPKAGFSRKEIDDLTPLAISFGAKGLAWFRMTASGWQSPLAKFVGDQDKQAIEAALDLQEGDLVVIVADAEPVVCDVLSRLRLHLGDALGLIPKEEFNFLWVTDFPLLEYNAEAQRYTAMHHPFTSPHDSDLGLLDTEPGKARAFAYDLVLNGVELGGGSIRIHRQDIQQKMFGLLGIDEVEAQEKFGFLMEALSYGAPPHGGIALGFDRLAMLFAGADSLREVIAFPKTAKAVCLMTNAPGQVDAKQLRELSIKVDGQAPRDGR; encoded by the coding sequence GTGGAATCTTTAGGCGACTGGCAGCGCAGCTGTCCGTGTGGAGCTCCTCGGAGCAGTCAGGTGGGGCAGGAAATGGTGCTGATGGGCTGGGTGCACTCCCAGCGTGATCACGGCGGCGTCACGTTCATTGACCTGCGTGACCGCTCGGGACTGGTTCAGATTGTGTGTAATCCGCAGGTCAGCCCGGCCGCCCATAACCAGGCCAAGGCTCTGCGGGCCGAGTTTGTGGTGGCCGCCCAGGGGCATCTGGAGCGGCGCTCGGCGGACACGATCAACCCGAATCTGCCGACCGGCGAGGTCGAGCTGGTCGTCGATGAGCTGCGCATTCTGAATCCGTCCCGCACGCCGCCGTTTCCGATTGAGGACGACACCGAGCCGACCGAAAATACCCGCCTGCGCTACCGCTACCTGGATTTGCGACGGCCCAAGATGTTTGAGAACCTGCGCCTGCGCCACCGCCTGGCCAAGATTGTCCGCGACTACCTGGACGGTCAAGACTTTCTGGAAATCGAGACGCCGATCCTGACCCGCAGTACGCCCGAAGGCGCGCGCGACTATCTGGTCCCGAGCCGCGTCAATCCGGGCGGATTTTTTGCCCTGCCCCAGTCGCCCCAGCTGTTCAAACAACTGCTGATGGTCAGCAGCGTGGACAAATATTTCCAGATCGTGCGCTGCTTTCGGGATGAGGATCTGCGCGCCGACCGACAGCCGGAGTTCACCCAGATCGACGTTGAGATGTCGTTTGTCCGGCCCGATGACATTTTCCGTCTGATCGAGGGCATGGCCGTGCGGCTGTGTCGAGAGGTCAAAGGCTTTGAGCCGCCGACCCCGTTCCTGCGCCTGCCGTATGCCGAGGCCATGGCCCGCTACGGCACCGATAAACCGGATATCCGCTTCGGCCTGGAGTTGCAGGAACTGACCGAGCTGTTCAAAAACACCGACATCAAGGTCTTCCGCGAGGTGGTGGCCGGCGGTGGGGTGGTGCGCGGCATTGTCGTTCCCAAGGCCGGATTTTCGCGCAAGGAGATTGACGATCTGACGCCGCTGGCGATCAGTTTCGGGGCCAAGGGGCTGGCCTGGTTTCGGATGACCGCGTCCGGCTGGCAGTCGCCGCTGGCCAAATTTGTCGGCGACCAGGATAAGCAGGCCATTGAGGCAGCCCTGGATCTGCAAGAGGGCGACCTGGTGGTGATTGTGGCCGATGCCGAGCCGGTGGTGTGCGATGTTCTGTCCCGGCTGCGGCTGCACCTGGGAGACGCCCTGGGCCTCATCCCCAAAGAAGAGTTCAACTTCCTGTGGGTAACGGATTTTCCGCTGCTCGAGTATAACGCCGAGGCCCAGCGCTACACGGCCATGCACCATCCCTTCACCTCCCCGCACGACAGCGACCTTGGGCTGCTGGACACCGAGCCCGGAAAAGCCCGGGCTTTTGCCTATGATCTGGTCCTCAACGGGGTGGAGCTGGGCGGCGGCAGCATCAGAATCCACCGTCAGGACATCCAGCAGAAGATGTTCGGTCTGCTGGGCATAGACGAGGTCGAGGCTCAGGAGAAATTCGGTTTTCTGATGGAGGCGCTGTCCTATGGGGCACCCCCGCACGGGGGCATTGCGCTGGGCTTTGACCGTCTGGCCATGCTGTTTGCCGGGGCGGACTCGCTGCGCGAGGTGATTGCCTTTCCCAAGACGGCCAAGGCTGTGTGTCTGATGACAAACGCCCCCGGCCAGGTCGATGCCAAGCAGCTGCGTGAGCTGAGTATCAAAGTGGACGGCCAAGCTCCTCGTGATGGCCGATGA